Below is a window of Sus scrofa isolate TJ Tabasco breed Duroc chromosome 3, Sscrofa11.1, whole genome shotgun sequence DNA.
GTCTTTCCCTCTGCTCCCTCACCCCGTTTCTTTTCTCAttgctcccagcccctccccctcactcCACATGTGGTCCCAGGGGGATGGGAATTCAGCGGCAATCTCGTGTTTCAGAAGTTGGTGAAAATTGAAGATGTGGCTGATGTGGCTGTATCCTTCATCTTGGAGGAGTGGGGACATTTGGACCCGTCCCAGAAGTCCCTCTGTAGGGATGACAGGAAGGAGAATTATGGGAGTATTCCTTCCATGGGTAAGAATGATGCGTCTGCATGGATGGACATcttaatgttattatttcataGAGAATGTTTTTGTCCTGTAAAAGCATGTGTGTTTTAATTGCTACgactgcttgttttttttttttttttctgtgaaagagTAAATccgcctctttttttcttgctcagtTTTTTCTGAATGATTAGTATGGTAATTTCCATCGTACTAGTAATATGAGAACTGATAACGCTTCGGGGATAGTATTTGCAATCCAGGAAATGTTACGTTTACCTTAAAACTAATGGGATTCGGGAATTCCTATtggggcacagcggaaacgaatccaactagcatccatgaggacgcaggttcgatccctggcctcgcttagtgggttaaggatcttgcgttgcggtgagctgtagtgtaggttgcagatgtggctcggatcccatgttgctgtggctgtggtggaggccggcagctgtagctccaatttgacccttagcctgggaacctccatatgtcgcgggtgtggccctaaaaagacaaaaaatttaaaaaagaaaacaaccactAGTCatatatgatggagcatgataatatgagaaataaggtatacacatgtatgtaggaaattgacagaagactgtaaaccagctataatgaaaaaaataaaaatcattattaaaataaaataaaataaaataaaataaaagtaataggaTTCAgaattccctagtggcacagtgggctaaagatccagcattgtctctgctgtggctcaggttcggtccctggccctgggaacttccacatgctgccccAAACAAGCAAACGAATCGCCTAACAGGATTGGATTTTAACAGATTTGTAGCAGTTACTGAACTCTATTCCTTGACAAGTTAAGTAACTTAATAATTCTTATTTGTGGAAACATCTCAGACTTTGCTGAATAACCATTTATCATGGTAATTGTTGCAATATCCCAGGAGCATTCACTCTTTTCCTTCTTGTCAGGCAAGGACGGCTAGTTGTTCACCCCATTGCTCTTCTTGGATCGCTGGTACCTATTTTATGATGTCTGCCTTTGCATCTGCATTTTATGTGTCTCATCCCTTCCTGAACTTTGCATCCTCAGATGAGATTTTGAACCTGTTTCTAAGTTATGGTCCTGGAAACTCATTTGATTGTGCTGCCTGgagttaattataaaaaaaaaaatctcagcactGCGACCCATGTTTTGGAGCTTATGGCTTTTAGCTTCGTCTGGATGAATTCTTTTGGTTGCACCATTCTATATCAATACACTGGTAGCTTTTAGGTGGAATACATACACTAAAATGCCAAATTCGGGATGTTTTTTTCTCaacctccccccttcccccatctTCCCCCACCCTGAATAAATGCTACTCAGCAGCTGAGCAAGGAGTGTAGTTCTCTTTCAAATATACAGATAAATCAGAGGGATCAACAGAAAGCTCCTCCGAGAAAAGGcggggaaagaggaaaaaagcaaatttCTAAGCCAACTGGTGTAACAACCTGTCTGATCACCTTCTTTGGAAAAGGGTGCTTGTTATTAACCCCAAAGAAGTGCATTGAGTgcgaatgatttttttcttttcaaggaaaaaaaaaaaaaaaaaaggccctgagCTTGTTTGACTTGCTAAATGGGAGAGAATGTGGATGTAAGTAGAtgtgaataaaagagaaaaagaaacactacgATAGCTGAGATTATCTGCCTCGTTGAATGGAGGAGGAAGGAACCTTTAAAAAGTCTGGTTTGgtttatatgtttgtttgtttccactgttaaaatatctttttaggaAGCGAAGTATgtaaaaatagttataaaataaatttgaagttgCCTTCATGGCACAAGAGTTACAACCTCTGACTATGTCAAAAAAAGGATaggcgttctcttgtggtacagtgggttgaggatccagtgttgtcactgcagagggttggggccacagctgtggtttgggtttggtccctggcctgagaccttctgcatgctgtgggcccagccagaatttaaaaaaagaaactgtctgCTTCAAAGGGTCCTTGTAAGGATTAAACGCCATAAAACCGAGAAGCACTTGACGGCACAGTGCCTGGTCCATAGTACCCACTATACACTCAGTAAAGGTTGGTGCTtagtattactttatttttattttatatgggaaTATAGTGGGTTTAAAGTGTCGTATTGGGttcagctgtacagcacagtgactcaattatacatatacatatatccattctctttcatattcttttcccatgtaggtatTATAGAagattgagtagagttccctgtgctatgcagtaggtccttgttgatgatCTAGTTTATATATGCTATTGGGTATATGTTgaccccaaactcctgatttatccctccctcccacttaGTACCATTTTTATGTAACATTTGAAAACaactggtggcttagtgggttaaggatctggcattgtcactgttgtggcttggatcactgttatggtgcaggttcagtccctggccccagaacttctacatgccaaaaaagaaaaaaacaaactttcattACAAAAAAATTGTATAGAAAGTTCTCAATAGCCCATGATCTATCTCTCCAGCATTTAAaaagtattccttttctttctctctctctttctttctttctttctttctttctttctttctttctttctttctttctttctttctttttttttcttagggctgcaggtgctgcacatggaagttctcaggctaggggtcaagtcatagctgcagctgcgagcctatgccacagccatcacagcaatgcaggatctgcaccgagtctgtgacttacaccacaacttgcagcaacaccagatccttaacccactgatcgaggccagggatcaaaccagcatcttcatggatacttactagttgggtttgttaccactgagcctcaacgggaactcctagtgttccCTGTGTTTTGCTAACTACTGAAGCTTTGTCTTTGCAAGTTATATTAAATGGCAGCATTTTGAGTGTAGTACATGTTGCTGGTCCAGTTATATGGGGAACTGATTGCAGTCTCTTAAATATCTCTATTCATTGATAGCAGTTAGTGATGAGCAAGCTTTACATAGTTGTAGGCTTCTCTGGGTATAGAAAAAACACCTTTTTTCCTTTAGACTGATTCATACCAAACTGAGATTCTTTGGGGACTGAAAAAGCTAGAAGATCCTCTTTGTTCTCCAGGCTGTAAATAAGCAGGAAGAGGTGGGTGAAGACTGGGTTAGTTGTAtcacctaaaataaaattttattaagaatagttaacatgggagttccctttgtggctcagcggttcacgaacccgactaagatccatgaggatgtgggttcgatccctggcttcgctcagtgggttaaggatcctgcattgctgtgagctgtggtgtaggtcgaagacgaggctcagatcctgcattgctgcggtgCTAAGGAGTCAAGAACAGAGGTTtgttccccagcccagcacagtgggaccTTGTGTGATCTgatggcccgggaactccatgtatccatatgctgcagggtgaccaaaagcaaaaaaaaaagaattggtattGTGGTTATGATTCGGTGCTTTCACTGCTACAgcccaggttcaagtcctggtctgggaactgagatcccatatcaagccgctgcaaaaaaaaaaaaaaaaaagttaccatggCACAGCTACTGACAATCTGATACTGTCTGGAAACTTACCAAGAGGATGTCATCCTCATTAAATAGAATGCCTGCCCTCCCAGTCTCACTCATCCCCTGAACCATTCTTGGCGGCCCTTTCTTCCCTAACCTGCCTCACTTTCCTGCTTCAGCGTTTTTCATCCCCGCCCTGCAGCGTGAAGTCCTTTTGCAGATGACCTTACAAAGTCAGGCCTTGCTAGCGCATGTGGGTTTCATGCCTTTACCCGCTATCCCTCACTCCTTTTCTCAGGGCAGGGAATGGgctaatttttccattttccttctgtcGTCTCAGATTACGAATCCCGGAATGACAACGTGGAACTCAGAGTCAAGCAGGTTTCTGATGAAGCCGAAGCGCCCTGGATGACCTCAGGAAGCCCTGGCAGCACTGCTGCCCCGAGTCAGGGGTTTGCAGAAGTGAGCGAGCTTCAGGGCGTGGTAGAAAGGTGGCAGGTGAGCCCCGCCGGGGGGAAATCAAGGCAGAACCCTTCCCAGAAGAGAGAGCCCGTCCCCGACGGGAACCGGAAGCCCAACACCAGTGGCGAGAGAGGTCACCGGTGTAACGACTGCGGCAAGTTTTTCCTTCAAGCCTCGAACTTCATCCAGCACCGGCGCATCCACACGGGGGAGAAGCCGTTTAAGTGTGGGGAGTGCGGGAAGAGCTACAACCAGCGCGTGCACCTCACCCAGCACCAGCGCGtccacacgggcgagaagccctACAAGTGCCAGGTGTGCGGGAAGGCCTTCCGCGTCAGCTCGCACCTGGTCCAGCATCACAGCGTGCACAGCAGGGAGAGGCCCTACGGCTGCCCCGAGTGCGGCAAGAGCTTCGGGCGCCACTCCCACCTGATCGAGCACCTCAAGCGCCACTTCCGCGAGAAGCCCCAAAGATGTAGGTGTGAGCCCTTGGGCTTCAGTGGAGGCACAAATGGCCCTAGTCGCTCAGCTCCGTGGGGCAGACGGTGCTGGttctggcagcagcagcaggaaggggcCGCAGTGTACAGTTTGGtttatttggttggttgtttttaatGGTCTgggttttttaatggctgcacctgtggcatctggaagctcctgggacagggactgaatccaggccccatctgtgacctgtgcctcagctgtggccgCCCTGGGTTAACACTCTGCGGGGCTGGGGGTCACACCCGCGCCTCTGCAATAACCAGaaccgctgcagttggattttttttttttttattcttttcagggtctcacctgcagcatgtggaagttccccggctaggggtcgaatccaagctgcagctgagtcatagcaggaactcctctagtctTTTTAGCATCACTGGGACTTCAAGTAATTGTCCCATTTGTTGGCAAAAACTCTGTGCCCTTCTCCACCAACCCCACAACTTCGCTTTCCTCAGGGGTACTGCTCTCAGCAGGCATCTCTATTTCTTCTAATtccttatgttatttttaaatttattttatggattcattattttaaatttttatttatttgtttttttggctgtacctgcagcatgtagacgGTCGCAGGCCGGGGAcaaaacccaggccacagtagtgacaacactggatccttaaccacctgagccaccagggaactccataattccACGTTTTAAAATAATACAGCTGTTGCTTAACTCATCAGTTGCAGACATTACCtattgactttctctttctgctttggccCTCTTAACGTgcttcttcccctttccccaaTTTAGTTATTTCGCTTTAAACTgatgtaataataatagtacagctgacccttgaagaACAAAGGGGTTGGCGCACTGACATCTCCCCCCAGTCCAAAATCCAtgagtacctttttttttttttttttttttttttggtctttttagggccgcacccaccgcctttggaggttcccaggctggggctctaatcaatcagagctgcagctgccggcctacaccacagccgcagcaacaccagatccgagcctcacctgcgacctacaccaccgctcacggcaacaccagatccttaacccactgagcgaggccagggatcaaacctgcatcctcatggatactagtcagattcatttccgctgagccacaatgggaactcccatgagtaaCTTTATACTCACCCGTCCGTATCATGGGATCCACATCTTTGGATTTACCCAACTGTGGCTCCTGTCGGACTGTTGTAGAGGTTTATTGAAAAAATTTGCATATGAGTGGACCCTCAAACCtgtgttcaagggtcagctgtacagGAAGTTCAGAGGAAAGACAGTACTTTTTGCtggcccatttttctttttttcctggctcCTATTCAGGTATTCTTCCAAATCCATATCCCCTCCTTACTCCTTTGCTTCCCATTCATCCAGTTTTTTGTCCCCccccctttagggccacacctgcgaatatggatgttcccaggctagggagcaaattgttgctatagctgccatcctgtgccacagccacagcaatgccagatccatgacctacccacagctcgtggcaccaccagatccttaacccactgagcagggccagggattgaacctgcatcctcatggatgctagtcaggttcttaactcactgagccacaacgggaactccccattcttctcGTTTTCGTCAGTTCTTACCAGCCTGCCATGCGTCTTtgttctttctcctcccctctgTCCGTCTTAGGCTGGGGTAATGATCCCTTCCACGTTTCCTACTTCCGCTCCCATTTTCGAGttcctttctctgcttcctaTGTAATAGAAGCATTTGGCTTTTCCCCATGACGGCCCGACCTCCGTCAGCCTCACCACCCTCCCCCAAGTTAAGCCTCTCTTGTCCTGTTTTCACTGGACAGATACCAAAAGGTTCTTTTCCTATCTGTCGGCAtcaggcacacacacaaaccccgCCTTGTTACTCCTACTGCATCGAAGTTCCATTTGATGATCCTCTTTCTCACGGtcgtttgtttctcttctgtcaaAGAACCGATGGCATTTGCGTTTCCTCGTTATTCTTGCAGGCAGCGATAAAAGAAGTAAGACTACAAAATTGAATGTCAAGAAGAGAATTTCGGAGTTTTCGGAAGCAGAAGGCAGAATCCAAAGGAGCATTTCTCAAGGTCAAGATTTCGGAGACGGCCGTGAACACCAGGGCACGTTGGAGCGAAAGCAGGGCATCCCCAGGAAGGAGCTGCTAGGACAGCCCTCTTCAAAGAGGATGAATTTCAGTGACGTCGCCTACGTCCACAAAAAGTCCTCCACCGGAGAGAGACCACACAAATGTAACGAATGTGGGAAAAGCTTTATTCAGAGCGCACATCTTATTCAGCATCAGCGGATACACACTGGGGAGAAACCGTTTCGGTGTGACGAGTGTGGGAAAAGCTACAATCAACGGGTGCACCTAACTCAGCACCAGCGGGTCCACACTGGGGAAAAGCCCTACACGTGTCCCTTGTGCGGGAAAGCATTTCGAGTGCGGTCCCACCTGGTTCAGCATCAGAGCGTGCACAGCGGGGAGAGACCCTTTAAGTGCAGTGAATGCGGGAAAGGCTTTGGGAGGCGTTCGCACCTCGCGGGCCATCTGAGACTCCACTCTCGGGAGAAATCCCACCAGTGTCACGAATGTGGAGAAATCTTCTTCCAGTACGTCAGCCTCATCGAACACCAGGTGCTCCACATGGGCCCCAAAAATGAACAGAACGGCATTCGCGAGGAAGCGTACAGTTGGAACCTAACGGTGATTGAAGATAAGAAGCTCGAGTTACAAGAGCAGCCTTACAAGTGCGATGTGTGCGGCAAAGCCTTTCGTTACAGCTCGGACCTCATCCAGCACTACAGGACTCATACCGCAGAGAAAGCCGCCAAGTGTGACACGTGCCGAGAAAGCGGGGGCCCGTGTTCCCACGTGAAACCACACCCAAAAAGCTGCTCCACCCTCAAGGCCCACCAGTGTACCGAATGCGGCAGAGGCTTCACCCTGAAGTCACATCTGAATCAGCATCAGAGAATCCACACTGGCGAGAAACCCTTTCAGTGTAAGGAATGTGGCATGAGTttcagctggagctgcagcctctttAAACATCTGAGAAGTCACGAGAGGACAGACCCCATAAATGCCTTCAGTGGATAGAGGATTCTGGCGTAGGACGCAGCTCTTACAGAATTTTAGCAAAGCCTTCCTGAAGAGACACCCCACTCCTGTAACAAATGCAATAACAACTCCAAGCATTTTCTCCCACTTAACCATCAAGCCTAGGGAGATGTTGAAATCCTTCCGCCAGAACTTAGGAAGAATGGAGAAGCCCCAGCAAAGAAAATCTGCTCTTCCCATTGAGAAATGCTTTCATTGGCATCTCCATCTGTGAGAATATGTAGACAAGAGAACCTAGGGATACAGTGGATGAAGAAAAGCCTGGCACGTTTTTCCTGTGAGTCTCAGAACCCTGACACTGCAGAAAGTCATGAATGCAGGAGAAATAAGCTTCATCTGTCGTTTCCGCCTTGGTTGTCAGCTTATCTATTCAGGGAGGAGCACAGTGAAAGAACGAGAACTCTTCAGCAGCATCTTGGCTTGACACCCGGGCAATGAACCTTTTCTGGAAACAGCAGTTCCAGCCACTGGAATGCGCCAGGTGTTGTTCCCATCTTGAGTACTAAACCCCTGGAAAAGAGTTGACTtaagttatttataaaatttggGCAAAATTGAGGTTCAGAGGCTGGATGGTGCGTATTCTTGCTGCCTTATTCAATCTCCAACTTCTCCATGAAATACATTCtacgttgtttttttttttattttagccgcCTCTGAGGCAGGCAGAAGTACCGggcccaggggtcgaacccaagccacagcagtgacccaagccaccatgccagatccttacctacgaggccccagggaactcccaaactctaCTCGTTTGTTTTAATTCTCCTGGCATCAAGGTTAGCTAGTAGAAAAAGAAGTCTGTACATTCAGGAGAAGCCGTGTTGGGCAGTCACATcttggggagaggggagcaggccCTGAGGGGAATGGAGCAGAGAGGACAGGCAAACTGGGGCCTGGGTTTTATTCTGTTACCCCAGGAATGACGGCAGCTACATCCACAGAAGGAACTGGACCAAGTTGAATTAAGCATTGCGGTCCCAGCAGTGTATGTACCAGTTCCCAGTTGCCCTGGACATAGATCTTCCCGTAGGATGGTGGCATGTAGGATGAGTTTCGATTGAAGTGTGGCTGGATTTGAAAGTAAACCCGAATCAGGAGCAAGGTCTGGTGAGCCTTGCTTTGTGGGAAGGTCTGGGACGGGGTCGTGGGGGAAAGACGGAAAAGAGGGTTAACTGAAGCCCCTTTGCTAAGTGAGGGAGAGAGGCTTGTGGGCGCTGCTGAAGCCCTGCTCCCACTGACTGCCTGGCTTACAATAAACAcccaataaatacttgctgactGCGTGTGTTGTACACTGGTGCCCTGTCCGGATCCTCTACCAGGCTGGTGTCCCTGCCCCCCAGCTGCTCTGAGTGTTGGTGCCAGGTGCTCGCAGCTCCCCCCCTTCTCCAGAGACTCTTGGAGAAGTGTCCTCAGGTGACtggagctgcccccacccccccagccagTGACTGAATGCCTGGGGGCACAGAGGGCTGATTGACTTGCCTCAAGGTGGGAAACGGTGGTGCACTTTATTATCCAGACCTGTCCTTTGTGGACTGGGCTGAGGCTAGACTTCATCAGAGTCCATCCCTGCCCTCGTCCTCCACCCTGTCATCCCTCCCAACCTCAACAAGTCCCATGGCTCGGACTCCTGGTCTGAAGCTCCGCTTTCGGGAGCCTGATCTGGGACATGTGGCGCCACGAGCAGGCCTGTCAGAATGAACCGTGGAGCTGGCCACTCCCCATGAGGCCGCGAGGACCCCGTCGCTGATGCTGTCGCCGGCAGAGCGTTGGTGGTCCCTGACATGAAGCAGCCGTTCCACTGGGAGGCGCTCACTTTGGCGAGATGGGGTGGAATACAGGTGGAAAGGGACGTGCTGACGTGGGTAAGGTCGGGAGAGCAACATGAAAGTGAAAATAATCTAAGAGTCATGGAAGGAGGGGCTCTTGCTGAAACCTGCTGTTGCTTCAGGAGAGAAAAAGACGCTCGGAACGAATGTCCACCAACTTAGTGCAACATCGTGAATGTCGCAGAGCCTCTTTGGTAGCATTTAAGGAGACGTGTCACCTGCAAACGAACCACGGAGCTAAAGGTCAGATAGAAGGCTTAATTAAGAATGACAATTTTGGTAAAGCCTGGTGTTTATGGAGCACTTTTCCATGTTCTAGACGTCATGCTACGTGCTTTCTGTGGATTACCACTTAATCCTCACAGTGCGAGATGGCGTCACTTATCAGCAGCGTCATTTACAGTTGGGAAAAACAGGTCCAGAATAGTTAACtcacttgcccaaagttacatggccagtaagtggcagagccaagatcaCTTTGCCTCCAAAAGCTAAGCTCTTAAGCACCAAAGGATACTATGTCAGCTTATCAGATGTCAAACATTACGAAGTGATGAAACTCTGTTCTTGTCCCTTTGCGTGAAAACCAGTTTTGAGCTAGGATATGATAAAATCATACAATAATacaatttcagaatttaaaaggTTTGAGGGGACCATCAAACCCAATCTCCCACCCAGTGGAGGAATCCATTTAATTGTGGGTGTGTGCATACAACAAGTGCTTAATAACTGTATCGAACTGGAGAAGACATTTCCTGATCATCCAGGTTCTGCATGAGACACTTCCACTGGTGGGGAGTTGGCTGCTTCCATTTTAAGGCAGCTCTGATtggcagaaacttttttttttttttgtctttttagggccacacccacagcatatggaggttcccaggctaggggttgaatcggagctgtagctgctggcctatagcacagccacagcaacgccagatccgagccacgtcttcgacctacaccacagctcacagcaacgctggatccttaacctgctgaacaaggccagggatcaaactcacaacctcatggttcctggtcagattcatttccgctgtgccacaacagaaacttcttaCTGAGCTGAAAACAATGCTGGTCTGTAGTCTGACATCATTATCTCATTGCTCctagttgcaaaaaaaaaaaaagttttacaatttGAACATTTGACTACATTGTTTTTGCTGCCATTCAGTCATCACATGTCATCGCTTTACCTTCCAAACCTCCAAAACGAAAGAGAAAACATTGGGGTCATGCATTTTGTTCAATCTGGGGCAAGTTAGAGCAAGATTTGTCAAGACTCTGCTTCTTTATCCTTTTTAGCATTAACATGTTGTAAAGGACTAATggcaaagaaatgaacaaagcagTGGAGTCTGCAATGCAGTTAATCTGTAAATGGGTGCATGGAGCCTGCTGGTTGAAGTCTACGTAAATGTTTGCCGGTACTGAGGCAGGGAGGAAGCCTGTGATCGATTCTATCAAAATTTTTGTCTTCACAAAGGTACCGGAGCTATCTCAAAATTTGTGACCTGCACCTTCCACCCCGGGAGGCTAGATTCCCCGTCAATTCCTATTCTCGTTCTCCTTAGTGAGGAACTGCTTCCCAATcttggtcttggagttcctgttgtggctcagcggttaacaaacccgactggcgtccttgaggacgtgggttccatcactggcctcgctcagtgggttaaggatcctgcagcgagctgtggtgtaggtcacagacccggctcggatgatccggagttgctgtggtataggccagcagctgtacctctgttttagcccctagcctgggaacgtccatatgccggggtgcgcccctaaaaaggcaaaaatcaatcaatcaatcttgGTCTTTTCTCTAGCCTGAGGAGGTTAAACCCCCCGGATTAGTAGAGGAACCATTGAGACAGTGAGACCTCCTGGATTCCTAGAGCAcacggggaggggggggcggAGCCCCCGGGAAGGGGCGGGGCCCCGAGGCGCTTCCGGTGAGCTCTCCGGAACTCTATTCTGGTTGTACAGGGATGGGCTTAGGTTTGCGGGTCCTCTGTTCCCGCGCTCGTCTCCCGGATTTGTGTTCCCAGCTGCAGGTGGCGGAGGCGACACGAAATGCCCAGTGACCGTGCCCCGCAGGGGGTGGGTAGAAGCCCCTCTCCCACGTTTCCCTCCGCCACTCCCAGCCCAGCTTTGTCCTTTGACTTAAGCTAAGTGACGAGGTGGGTTAGGAAAGGCCTTGGAGACAAGACACTAGCATTTTCTGAGATGGCCACAGGGTTGGTTTCTCTGAGCCCGCTCTCTTCGGCTTGCTCAGGCTGACTCCTCACGTGGCCTTTCCCGTATGTGAGGCCATTCCTGGCCCCTTTCCTCTCACTTGGACCCCAGTCTCATGACCTCTCCTAACCTTAATCATGTCTCTAAAGGCTCCGTCTCCAAATAAGAGTCATATTGCAGGTTGGAGCTTCAGTGCGTGGATTTTGCGAGGGGCATACAATTCATTCCAGAACAGTTGGGAACTTACTAC
It encodes the following:
- the ZKSCAN5 gene encoding zinc finger protein with KRAB and SCAN domains 5 isoform X6, producing the protein MTSGSPGSTAAPSQGFAEVSELQGVVERWQVSPAGGKSRQNPSQKREPVPDGNRKPNTSGERGHRCNDCGKFFLQASNFIQHRRIHTGEKPFKCGECGKSYNQRVHLTQHQRVHTGEKPYKCQVCGKAFRVSSHLVQHHSVHSRERPYGCPECGKSFGRHSHLIEHLKRHFREKPQRCSDKRSKTTKLNVKKRISEFSEAEGRIQRSISQGQDFGDGREHQGTLERKQGIPRKELLGQPSSKRMNFSDVAYVHKKSSTGERPHKCNECGKSFIQSAHLIQHQRIHTGEKPFRCDECGKSYNQRVHLTQHQRVHTGEKPYTCPLCGKAFRVRSHLVQHQSVHSGERPFKCSECGKGFGRRSHLAGHLRLHSREKSHQCHECGEIFFQYVSLIEHQVLHMGPKNEQNGIREEAYSWNLTVIEDKKLELQEQPYKCDVCGKAFRYSSDLIQHYRTHTAEKAAKCDTCRESGGPCSHVKPHPKSCSTLKAHQCTECGRGFTLKSHLNQHQRIHTGEKPFQCKECGMSFSWSCSLFKHLRSHERTDPINAFSG
- the ZKSCAN5 gene encoding zinc finger protein with KRAB and SCAN domains 5 isoform X4, giving the protein MKNRGVSGRASAEESAARGRARVLQSPAPVCGAAARTGAAEASSSGGTSPSCSPSSLPPLEGQPGADSLPSLSWVPDYESRNDNVELRVKQVSDEAEAPWMTSGSPGSTAAPSQGFAEVSELQGVVERWQVSPAGGKSRQNPSQKREPVPDGNRKPNTSGERGHRCNDCGKFFLQASNFIQHRRIHTGEKPFKCGECGKSYNQRVHLTQHQRVHTGEKPYKCQVCGKAFRVSSHLVQHHSVHSRERPYGCPECGKSFGRHSHLIEHLKRHFREKPQRCSDKRSKTTKLNVKKRISEFSEAEGRIQRSISQGQDFGDGREHQGTLERKQGIPRKELLGQPSSKRMNFSDVAYVHKKSSTGERPHKCNECGKSFIQSAHLIQHQRIHTGEKPFRCDECGKSYNQRVHLTQHQRVHTGEKPYTCPLCGKAFRVRSHLVQHQSVHSGERPFKCSECGKGFGRRSHLAGHLRLHSREKSHQCHECGEIFFQYVSLIEHQVLHMGPKNEQNGIREEAYSWNLTVIEDKKLELQEQPYKCDVCGKAFRYSSDLIQHYRTHTAEKAAKCDTCRESGGPCSHVKPHPKSCSTLKAHQCTECGRGFTLKSHLNQHQRIHTGEKPFQCKECGMSFSWSCSLFKHLRSHERTDPINAFSG